One genomic segment of Brachyhypopomus gauderio isolate BG-103 chromosome 19, BGAUD_0.2, whole genome shotgun sequence includes these proteins:
- the prss35 gene encoding inactive serine protease 35: MGPVPLSLLLSVSLALTSVVSGIPGEDDYTWPHTTPPLLHSGQTLRLGLSSFSAEQPDVQRSSCGMECQRNLPEPSLVELERRLSYETLYANGTRTLTTVTLHQAPDRAHLSPNSSSSSWSRSRRKREVYGMDTRFTIADKQYSMKYPFSTSVKISTGCSGVLLSPKHVLTAAHCIHDGRDYLKGAEKLSVGVLRDPSRRRKGGRGKGGKRRRGKEAREGQAGAEGEERGGQKRERKGRRSRSRRSVEAGSPSFRWTRVRHTQVPKGWFRGGADGTRADYDYAVLELKKAQKSQHMDLGVIPSVAKLPAGRIHFSGFDDDRPGNLVYRFCSVSEESSELLYQYCDAKPGSSGAGVYVRLKEPGKRKWKRKVIGVFSGRQEVDVNGLQQEYNVAVRITPSKFAQICYWLHGDSSQCQTT, from the coding sequence ATGGGACCTGTACCCCTGAGTCTCCTGCTGTCTGTGTCTCTTGCCCTGACCTCAGTCGTGTCTGGCATCCCGGGGGAGGATGACTACACCTggccccacaccacaccaccactcctgCACAGCGGCCAGACGCTGCGTCTGGGACTCTCCAGCTTCTCTGCTGAACAGCCAGACGTACAGCGCAGCAGCTGTGGGATGGAGTGTCAGCGGAACCTTCCGGAGCCCAGCCTGGTGGAACTGGAGCGCAGGCTCTCCTACGAGACGCTGTACGCCAACGGCACGCGCACGCTGACCACCGTAACGCTGCACCAGGCCCCCGACCGCGCCCACCTGTCTCCAaattcctcctcctcctcctggtccAGGTCCCGCCGCAAGCGTGAGGTCTACGGCATGGACACGCGCTTCACCATCGCGGACAAGCAGTACTCAATGAAGTACCCGTTCTCCACGTCGGTGAAGATCTCCACGGGTTGCTCCGGCGTGCTGCTGTCCCCCAAGCACGTGCTGACCGCCGCCCACTGCATCCACGACGGCCGGGACTACCTGAAGGGGGCGGAGAAGCTGAGCGTGGGCGTCCTGCGCGACCCCTCCCGCCGCAGGAAGGGCGGACGTGGGAAAGGAGGGAAGAGGAGGCGTGGGAAGGAGGCGCGTGAGGGGCAGGCGGGAGCGGAGGGAGAGGAGCGCGGGGGGCAGAAACGTGAGCGTaaggggaggaggagcaggagcaggCGCAGCGTGGAGGCCGGGTCGCCCTCCTTCCGCTGGACGCGGGTGCGCCACACGCAGGTGCCCAAGGGCTGGTTCAGGGGGGGGGCGGACGGCACCCGGGCCGACTACGACTACGCCGTGCTGGAGCTGAAGAAGGCGCAGAAGAGCCAGCACATGGACCTCGGCGTCATCCCGTCCGTCGCCAAACTCCCGGCCGGCCGCATCCACTTCTCGGGCTTCGACGACGACCGGCCGGGCAATCTGGTGTACCGCTTCTGCTCCGTGTCGGAGGAGTCCAGCGAGCTGCTGTACCAGTACTGCGACGCCAAGCCCGGGTCCAGCGGAGCGGGCGTCTACGTCCGCCTGAAGGAGCCCGGTAAGAGGAAGTGGAAGCGTAAGGTGATCGGCGTCTTCTCGGGCCGCCAGGAGGTGGATGTGAACGGCCTGCAGCAGGAGTACAACGTGGCTGTTCGTATCACTCCCAGTAAGTTCGCCCAGATCTGCTACTGGTTGCACGGAGACTCTAGCCAGTGCCAGACCACCTGA